In Candidatus Micrarchaeia archaeon, the sequence TCGAAAACGCATTGAACGATGCAAAATATTATAAGTATAAGGATTGTTTGTATAAATTAAAAAACATACTCTCCTAAAGTATAGTGCACTTTGGGAAAATCACATTTTGCTGTAGCAAGATATTTAGAAACAAAATATTGTTCGGATGGTTTGATAGAGAATAAATGGATAGATTTATTAGATTATTATAGAGAGTTTAGACATGATGATCAATATAGTACCTCATTTTATACTACTGATG encodes:
- a CDS encoding HEPN domain-containing protein, with the translated sequence MGKSHFAVARYLETKYCSDGLIENKWIDLLDYYREFRHDDQYSTSFYTTDDESEKALKNSELFLKRIKKLFNVLLLSKK